The Chitinophaga sp. Cy-1792 genome contains the following window.
TCCCGTTTAATACCCAATAAAATGTTAAAATAAATAAATTATATTCTTTTCTTGACCCTGCGTAACTCCAGCAGGTTCAATCCATTGCTTTTCAGATTTTCTACATTGGGCTGGATAAGATGGATCACTTCGTCATAAAATAAAGGTACCACCGGTGCTTCTTCCACGATTATTTTATCCATCTCCTGGTAGAGATGATAGCGTATGCTGTCGTTTTGTTCTGCCATAGCTTCCAGGTACAATTTATCGTAGGCACTGTTCTTAAACCGCGTATAGTTTGGTGGTGCAGGGTTCTGCCCATAGAACATGGCCAGGTAGCTCTCCGCATCCGGGTAATCGGCAATCCAGCTGCCACGGAAAAACATCGCCTGTGATTTGGCGGTTTGCTCCAGCAGCAAACTTTTCTGTATCACCTCTACCTGTATACGAACACCTATCTCCTGCAACTGGTTAGCTACATAGTTGGCCAGGTCTGCATATATAGGTATAGACAACAGTTTGATAACGGGCAGGCCCTGTCCGTCCGGGAAACCGGCTTCTTTCAGTAATGCCCTGGCTTTTGCCGGGTTATAGCTATAGCCTTTCACCAGCGCTGCATCAAAGGAAGGCAATCCGGCAGGAACAAACCCTGATGTTGCCGGCTGTCCGATACTATTCCGCAGATAGGTCATCATCTTCACCCGGTCAAAACCATAGTTAATGGCCTGTCTAATCTTTTTATAGCGAAGCGGGGAAGTCTTTACCACTTCCAGCGCCGTATCGTTTAATATACCCAGGTATTCTGTGTTCAGATAGGAATGTTTGTCCAGCACCATTTTGCCTTTCCATTCCGGCTTCAGGTTGCCTGTTTTGGTGAGCACCTCATCCTTGAAGCTGGCATCCAGGTCGTTCATGAAGTCGAGCTGTCCCTGGCGGAACAACAGAAACTCTGTGGCCTTGCTCTCCAGGAAACTTATCTGTACAGCATCCAGGTAAGGCAATGGTGCACCGGCACTGTCTTTCTCAAAATAGTGCGGGTTACGGTGTAATACCAGTGCCTGGCCTTCGTCCCAGAGGAAATACTGAAAAGGTCCGGTACCGCAGGGATGGTTACGGAAGTCCTTACCGTATTTGGCGATGGCTTCATGAGGCACTACCGAACAGTATTGCATACTGAGTATGCCCAGTATCGGGTGGAATGGCTCAAACAGACGAAGCTGAAATGTGGAGTCGTTCAGGGCAACAAAGCCGCTGTCTTTATCCAGGCGACCATTAAAGATCCAGGCACCCGGCGAGGCCGTGGCAGGGTCCATGATACGGCGCAAACTATACACCACATCACCGGCGGTCATTTTCCTTCCTTTCCCTCCGGGAAATATGTCATTGTCCTGGAAGTATACATCTGTACGCAGGTGAAAGGTAATCACCCGATGGTCTGCCGATTCCTCCCAGTGGCTTGCCAGTGATGGGCGCATCTGCAGGTTTTCATCTGGTTCTACCAGTGTATTATATATCTGCCTCACCGCCCAGATAACGGATTGATTACGGGCAAAGGCGGGGTCCAGGCTGGTAATACCTTCCACCTGGTTATAGCGGAATACCTGCTTTCCACTGTCTGCCTGCGGTCCACAACTACCTATACCGCCCAATAGCAAGGCCGCTACAAAAAATCTACCGATAAACGCCTGACAATAATTACTTTTCATTTGGCAGTAAATTAATATCTTTCACCCACATTAAACAGACACAATTATGCGCGGCATTAAATTGCTTTGCCTGGCTTTATTATTTTCCAGTGCTGCATTTGCTCAGAAACAGTATACCCATGCCGACACGCTTCGGGGCAGCATTACGCCACAGCGTGCCTGGTGGGATGTTCAGTATTATGACCTGCATGTAACAGTAGACCCTCCCGATAGCACTTTTACCGGTTTCAACACGATTACCTATAATGTATTAAAACCCGATTCCATCATGCAGATAGACCTGCAGGAACCTATGGAAATCGATAGCGTATTACAGGATAAACATACATTGACATTTACCCGCGATGGTAATGCCTTTTTTATTAACCTGAAGAAACCACAGATCGCTAAGAAAGCAGATAAGATTACCATCTTCTTTCATGGCAAACCAAAGGTAGCCGTGAAAGCGCCGTGGGATGGCGGTGTAGTCTGGGGGAAAGATAAAGAAAACCGTCCGTGGATAGCTACTGCCTGCCAGGGATTGGGCGCCAGTGTCTGGTGGCCCAATAAAGATCACCAGAGTGATGAGCCGGACAACGGTATGACCATCGCGCTGACGGTACCCAATGAACTGAAAGGCGTTTCCAATGGCCGCCTGAAAAAGACGTTCCCTAATGCGGATGGCACGACCACCTATACCTGGATGGTGACCAATCCCATCAACAACTATGATGTGTCGGTCAACATCGGGAACTATACAGAAATAAAAGACAGCTATAGCGGCGAAGGCGGAAAGCTGGACCTCAGCTACTGGGTACTGGACTATAACGTAGATACCGCCAAAGTACACTTCGAAGTAGTGAAGCCTATGCTGAAATGCTTTGAATACTGGTTTGGAAAATATCCTTTCTATAAAGACAGCTATAAGCTGGTAGAGGTACCTTTCCTGGGGATGGAACACCAGAGCGCCGTTGCCTATGGCAATAAGTTCAAAATGGGTTACCTGGGCAGGGATCTTTCCGGCACCGGGTGGGGACTGAAATGGGACTTTATTATTGTACATGAAAGCGGCCACGAATGGTTCGGTAATAATATAACCACCAAAGACCTGGCAGATATGTGGGTACATGAATCCTTCACCAATTACTCCGAAACGCTCTTTACTACCTGCCAGTACGGCGCTAAAGCAGGGAATGAATATGTACAGGGAAGCAGGCATAATATCACCAACGACGAGCCTATCATTCCTGCCTATAACGTAAATGCTGAAGGCAGTGGCGATATGTACTACAAAGGCGCCAACATGATCCATATGATCCGTCAGATAATGGGAAATGACGAAGCCTTCCGTCAGCTGTTGCGCGGACTGAATAAAACCTTCTGGCATCAGACCGTTACCGGCAGACAGGTTCAGGATTATATCAACAATTTTGTCGGTATTAACCTGGATAAAATGTACGAGCAATATCTTACCACTACACAAATACCAACCCTTGAATACCGCATTACCGGCCAGCAGCTGCAATTCCGCTGGGTAGATGCTGTAAAGGATTTCAATATGCCGGTAAAGGTAAAACTCAATGCCAGTGGCTACACCCTTATCTATCCAGGTACCTTATGGCATACCGCCGTACTGACGCTGGATAAGCCGGAAGATTTTGAGGTGGACCCTAATTTCTATATAAATGTGAAAAATGTAAAAGACGTGAAGAAAGCGAAATAACGACGCTACAGCAGCTTAAAAATATAAAGGCAACCGGCTATGGCCGGTTGCCTTTTTTAATGCGTTTATTTTTTCAGCAGTTTAAATGCATGTTCTCTACTGTTATTAAGAAAGGCATATGCTTCCCAGAGTACTGCCAGTGGCTCAATGTTGCGGCTCATCTCAATATTTCCCATGTCTGCAACATCGTGCCAGCCCATCTGGTGGAGCAGGTTGACAACCGTTCTTTTGGCAATATGGTTATTGCCGGCAATAAACATGGTGGGAGCACCTTCCTTGAAGGCAGGGAGTAACATATGTTCGTGGCCTATACAGCTAAGTGCCTTCACAACGGAAGAATCTGGTGGCAGCCAGGCCTGGATCTGCTCTCCGGCAGAATGATTATGCCCGATGACAAGCGTCATGCGGCCATTTTCGTCGGGGCCTTTGCCATCGATCGGATTGGTGACGTCGACGACGGTTTTGTTTTTAAAATTCCAGACGCCGGCAGCTTCTATAGCCTTTTTGGTACCTGTCCACCGGGTACATATCAGCATCAGGTCCCCGAATTCGGCGGCTTGCCTGAATGTACCGATGGCGGCCTGGTTACCCAGGCGTTTGGCCCATTGCTGCAACGACTCTTTAGCCGGGTTTCTGGTACCAATAGTAATGTGATGACCTGTCTGAATAAGGCCTTTACCGAGTGTGAGTCCTACAGGACCACTTCCCAGGATGCCGATCTTCATAGCCCATAAAATAATTGGGTGAATAATGAAGATACTGAAAATTCCGGTACCCGCAAAAGACAATAACCGGGCATAAAAATAGCTGTTGGGTCACCGGCTTTGGTGGCCCATCAGCTATTTTTATCGTATGATAATTACCTATGCCTGTTGTTCTGCCAGCAGGTAGCCCAGGAACTTCTGCATTCCCTGGCGTTTTGCCGGTGTCAGCGGGTAGCTGATATTCTGCACATAGTAAGTAGTGAGATCATATACATCATATGGGTTCTCTGCCACTACCGCAGGAATATTCTGGATACCAATGCCAGTGGCATTATTGAAAGCATCCGTGAATTCTTTCGGTAATGGTTTGTTGCTGATCCATGCCGCAAATACGAAAGGAAGGCTGGTAAAGCGCATCCAGTGTTCTGCCAGGTCATAGATAAACGGAGAGATATGTCTTTGCTTCAAAGCACGGTCACCAATAACCAATCCGGCATCAGTGCCTTTAATATTGGATTCATAGTCACCATTGGTGGCAATAAACTCAACATCCAGTTTCCAGTATTCACGCACCAGCACTTTCAGGAGCGCTACAGAGGTACGGCTCTGGTAATCCAGGTAAATTCTCTTTATCTCATGTAAAGGCACTTCACTATACAAACACACGGAAGCAACCGGTCCTTCTGCACCAATACAGTAATCTGCAATGATATGATATTCCTTCAGCTTAGGTATGATGGCTACCGGTACCAGCGCCACGTCTACGTCTCCATCTATCAGTTGCTGCGCTATCTTAGCCGGATAATCCATTGATAATTCCATCATCTCCAAGACCGGATGATTCCTGAATCCATACAATAAAGGCTTTGTATTCAAATAACTTACAGCCGCTACTTTTACTTTCTGTTCCAATTTCTGTAATTTTGAAGCTGCAAAAGTAACTAATTATGCAATTACAACCATTAACTGCCATTTCACCTTTGGACGGGCGCTATCGCAAGCAACTGGACGAGCTGGCCAATTATTTCTCTGAATTTGCGTTGATCCGTTACCGTGTGATGGTAGAGGTGGAATACTTTATTGCGCTGTCGGAACAGAAAATCTTTACCCTGCCAAAGGCTAAAGTACCTGCCCTGCGTAAGATCTACCAGGAGTTCACGGTTGAGAATGCACAACTGATCAAAGACACCGAGAAGATCACCAATCACGACGTGAAAGCCGTGGAGTATTTCCTGAAGAATGAAATGAAGAACCTGGGTCTGGAAGACAAACTGGAATGGGTACACTTCGGCCTCACCTCTCAGGACATCAACAACACCGCTACCCCACTGTTCTGGAAAGATGCCATCGAGCACGTTTACATGCCGGCACTGGCCAACCTCGTGCTGGAACTGGGTAAAATGGCCAAAGCATGGATGAAGATCCCTATGCTGGCACGTACACACGGACAACCAGCTTCTCCTACCATCCTCGGTAAAGAAATCATGGTGTTCGTAGAAAGACTGGAAGGACAAATCAAACTGCTGGGCGAAATTCCTTTCGCAGCCAAGTTTGGTGGTGCTACCGGTAACTTTAACGCCCACCACGTGGCATTCCCTAAAATCAACTGGGAGAAATTCGGCGAGAAATTCGTAAACACAACCCTGGGCCTGCAACGTATGCAGTTTACTACTCAGATTGAACATTACGATAATATCTCCGCTCAGTTTGATGCACTCAAACGTATCAATACCATCCTTATCGATTTCTGCCGTGATATCTGGACTTACATCTCCATGGATTACTTTAAACAGAAAATCAAGAAAGATGAAGTTGGCTCCTCTGCCATGCCGCACAAAGTAAATCCTATCGACTTTGAAAATGCAGAAGGTAACCTGGGACTGGCAAATGCTATTTTTGAACACCTGAGTGCGAAGCTGCCAATTTCCCGCCTGCAACGCGACCTGACCGATTCTACCGTGCTGCGCAACCTGGGCGTTCCGTTCGGACATACCCTGCTGGCTACCAAATCCATCCAGAAAGGCCTGTCTAAACTGATCCTCAATGAAGCGAAACTCAAGGAAGATCTGGAAAACACCTGGGCAGTAGTAGCAGAAGCTATTCAGACCGTATTACGCCGTGAGAACTATCCACAGCCATACGAGGCACTGAAAGCCCTGACCCGTGGCGGTGAAGGCATTACCAAACAAAGTATGCACAAATTCATCGATGGCCTTAAAATCAGTGCTGCACTGAAAAAAGAGTTAAAGGCAATCACGCCGCATAACTATACCGGTATCTGGTAGGCATCTGCAAAAATTATAACGATACAAAATAGCAACGGGGCCATGGCTGATGCCTGGCCCCGTTGTCTTAAATAACTCCCGAAAGCAACTGAACAGATTCCTATAACTGTTCTATTACGAAAAATTTCT
Protein-coding sequences here:
- a CDS encoding ABC transporter substrate-binding protein; translation: MKSNYCQAFIGRFFVAALLLGGIGSCGPQADSGKQVFRYNQVEGITSLDPAFARNQSVIWAVRQIYNTLVEPDENLQMRPSLASHWEESADHRVITFHLRTDVYFQDNDIFPGGKGRKMTAGDVVYSLRRIMDPATASPGAWIFNGRLDKDSGFVALNDSTFQLRLFEPFHPILGILSMQYCSVVPHEAIAKYGKDFRNHPCGTGPFQYFLWDEGQALVLHRNPHYFEKDSAGAPLPYLDAVQISFLESKATEFLLFRQGQLDFMNDLDASFKDEVLTKTGNLKPEWKGKMVLDKHSYLNTEYLGILNDTALEVVKTSPLRYKKIRQAINYGFDRVKMMTYLRNSIGQPATSGFVPAGLPSFDAALVKGYSYNPAKARALLKEAGFPDGQGLPVIKLLSIPIYADLANYVANQLQEIGVRIQVEVIQKSLLLEQTAKSQAMFFRGSWIADYPDAESYLAMFYGQNPAPPNYTRFKNSAYDKLYLEAMAEQNDSIRYHLYQEMDKIIVEEAPVVPLFYDEVIHLIQPNVENLKSNGLNLLELRRVKKRI
- a CDS encoding M1 family metallopeptidase translates to MRGIKLLCLALLFSSAAFAQKQYTHADTLRGSITPQRAWWDVQYYDLHVTVDPPDSTFTGFNTITYNVLKPDSIMQIDLQEPMEIDSVLQDKHTLTFTRDGNAFFINLKKPQIAKKADKITIFFHGKPKVAVKAPWDGGVVWGKDKENRPWIATACQGLGASVWWPNKDHQSDEPDNGMTIALTVPNELKGVSNGRLKKTFPNADGTTTYTWMVTNPINNYDVSVNIGNYTEIKDSYSGEGGKLDLSYWVLDYNVDTAKVHFEVVKPMLKCFEYWFGKYPFYKDSYKLVEVPFLGMEHQSAVAYGNKFKMGYLGRDLSGTGWGLKWDFIIVHESGHEWFGNNITTKDLADMWVHESFTNYSETLFTTCQYGAKAGNEYVQGSRHNITNDEPIIPAYNVNAEGSGDMYYKGANMIHMIRQIMGNDEAFRQLLRGLNKTFWHQTVTGRQVQDYINNFVGINLDKMYEQYLTTTQIPTLEYRITGQQLQFRWVDAVKDFNMPVKVKLNASGYTLIYPGTLWHTAVLTLDKPEDFEVDPNFYINVKNVKDVKKAK
- a CDS encoding NADPH-dependent F420 reductase, which translates into the protein MKIGILGSGPVGLTLGKGLIQTGHHITIGTRNPAKESLQQWAKRLGNQAAIGTFRQAAEFGDLMLICTRWTGTKKAIEAAGVWNFKNKTVVDVTNPIDGKGPDENGRMTLVIGHNHSAGEQIQAWLPPDSSVVKALSCIGHEHMLLPAFKEGAPTMFIAGNNHIAKRTVVNLLHQMGWHDVADMGNIEMSRNIEPLAVLWEAYAFLNNSREHAFKLLKK
- a CDS encoding menaquinone biosynthetic enzyme MqnA/MqnD family protein, producing MEQKVKVAAVSYLNTKPLLYGFRNHPVLEMMELSMDYPAKIAQQLIDGDVDVALVPVAIIPKLKEYHIIADYCIGAEGPVASVCLYSEVPLHEIKRIYLDYQSRTSVALLKVLVREYWKLDVEFIATNGDYESNIKGTDAGLVIGDRALKQRHISPFIYDLAEHWMRFTSLPFVFAAWISNKPLPKEFTDAFNNATGIGIQNIPAVVAENPYDVYDLTTYYVQNISYPLTPAKRQGMQKFLGYLLAEQQA
- the purB gene encoding adenylosuccinate lyase; this translates as MQLQPLTAISPLDGRYRKQLDELANYFSEFALIRYRVMVEVEYFIALSEQKIFTLPKAKVPALRKIYQEFTVENAQLIKDTEKITNHDVKAVEYFLKNEMKNLGLEDKLEWVHFGLTSQDINNTATPLFWKDAIEHVYMPALANLVLELGKMAKAWMKIPMLARTHGQPASPTILGKEIMVFVERLEGQIKLLGEIPFAAKFGGATGNFNAHHVAFPKINWEKFGEKFVNTTLGLQRMQFTTQIEHYDNISAQFDALKRINTILIDFCRDIWTYISMDYFKQKIKKDEVGSSAMPHKVNPIDFENAEGNLGLANAIFEHLSAKLPISRLQRDLTDSTVLRNLGVPFGHTLLATKSIQKGLSKLILNEAKLKEDLENTWAVVAEAIQTVLRRENYPQPYEALKALTRGGEGITKQSMHKFIDGLKISAALKKELKAITPHNYTGIW